aaggctgctacgaggtctccacacagcttctccaggctgaacagccccagctttctcagcctgtcttcatccggAAGGTGCTCCAGTTTGGCAGCTGGTGTCCATGCTGGCACAGGCAGACATAAATAACAGAGCTTgaaaaaaaggagcatttttcatttgtttggttgCTGTTTTCTATTTATGGCTTTGAAACGTTAGAAGAATTCCTGCTCTAAAGAGTCACCCTCAGATTCCCAAGTGGCAGGCCGCCTTTGGCCAGGTCGGACTGTCCCCgatggcagcacagttgctgtGCGTGCTGCCAGGTGAGCCATAGGCAAGGCCTGATGCTTCCTGGGTAAGTAAGTAAGCGGGGATATCCACGTTCTTGGCACTGTTCCGCAGGACACACTCACTCCAAAAcaccagcaaaaaaaccccaacccacctccaaaaaaaaaaaaaaaaagacaaaaaaataagggaaaaatccccaaacaacgctggagggagagggagaaaaaagaaaaaagaagtgtgtATGGGATGTGAAGATGGGAACAAAAACGAGGGGAACTGGAAGGGGAAAAACGTGGGATAAAATAACCGTGGGGTTAAAAAGAGTGGAACAAAAACAcatagggggaaaaaatctagggaaaaaaaaaggaaaaaagaaaataatttggggGGTTGACACCCAAATGGTTTGCCCTATAGGTGGCACTGTTGCACAGGACGCCATGTGTAGCTAATGCGTATTTTTCTGTCCTGGCACCATAGGCTTAGCATCAGGGTCTGAACGTTTGCACTCGGGGAGCTGGTTTGTGGGTCAGGGGGTAGTGCTGTCCGGTTGGACTTTacacaaatgcagttttaggtcGGTAAGGAAGTGAGAATTTCCATATTGGCAGCACCGTTCCAGAGGGCACAATGCATAGGATATGCCTAGCTCCTCGTTTCTGCCCTAAGACATGAGACTTAGGAGCAGGGTCTAGACCTCGCACATAGGGGCCTGGTTTATGGGGCGTCTGAGAGTGCTGCCCTGTGTGGTCGGACAGAGGTGTAGGTTTAGGTGGCTAAGCAAAGGtggattgccatgttggtgtCACTGTTGCGGAAGGCGCCATGTTTacgtgatgcccagcaccagctttccgTTTGTTAGTATATTCTTCACATCAGGATTTGGACGTTCAAACTTTGAGAGCTGTTTTAGTGGATCAACAGAGAGTGCTGTTCAGTGAGGCTTTAGGATGGAGTTTTAGGTGTGTATGTAAGTGAGGATATCCATGCTGGGGGCACTGTTCCGGACCGTATGGAGCACGtgcagttctttcttttctgaaacattaGCCTTAGGAGCAGGATCTAGACAGTCACACTTCGGAGCTTGGTTCTGTGGCACTTGAGAGAGCACTCCATGTAGGCAGTACACATGCAATCCTATGTGGTTAAGCAAGAGTGGATTCCCACGTTGGGAGCATTGTCCTGCCGGTCTCCCTGTGTAGGTGCTGCTCAGGAGCTGCGTTCTGTGCTGGCGCTACGTGCTTGGGAACAGCGGCTGGATGTTCGCACTGTGGAGCCgtgctccagcccagcagagtgATGCAGCAGAGGGTCAGTACGGCAGTGGTGCTTAAGGTGGCAAGGCAAGGGCGGATTACCGTGCTGGGGGCACCTTTCCGGAGGTCTCCATGTGGAGGAATTCGGTTGATTTTTCCGTAAATGCTCATAAAGCCCACTGGATTATTTGTGGTGGTCTTCAGCTGCAGAATGAGCAGTGAGAAGAGTGGGAGCAGTGCGCTCACAAGTGGGCTTTGTTCCCCTTAGCAGGCACCAGAAGGTTCTCTGAAGCGGCTGATTGCTGTGGGACAGTCGGGCTCGGAGGGGAAGGTGTGCAGGGAGCTGGGTTCACTCTGCTGTGTTTTCCGGAGAGGGAAAGCATGAGTTGAGTCTGGCTTTGCTTCgggaagaaagcagctttggttCTGTCGGAGCGCTGCGGTCTGCTGATGTCCAGCGGGCAGCGCGGGCTGAAGCCGGCCGCGGGCCGGTGTCGCTCCCCCGGCGCGGGCCGATGGGGCCGGGCGGTGCCCGGCGGCCGGTGGAGCGCGAGCGGCCGGGGCGTCCGTTGTCGGGGAGCGCCATGGAGGGCCagcggctgcccggcgctgtcaaccccagccacttcccggccaagctctggcagctggtgaacaGCCCGCGCTGCGGCTCCGTGCGCTGGGATGCCCGTGGCGAGGGGCTGCTCATCGACCGGCGGCTCTTCGAGCGGGAGCTGCTgggcgcggagccggccggcgagggggcggcgctgggcgccgGCCTCTTCAAAACCAGGAACTTCGCCAGCTTCATCCGGCAGCTGAACCTGTACGGGTTCCGCAagctggggccggggcccgggcccctgCGGGACCCGGCGGGGGGCGACGGCGGCGGCTCCGCCGGGCCGCTGCTGCACTTCCACAGCCCCCATTTCCGCCGCGACCGCCCCGAGCTCCTCGTGCGCCTCAAGCGCCTGACGAGGGCCAACAAGGCGAAGCTGGCGGCCGGCCCGGAGCTGCCCAGCCGCCCGCCCCAGCGCTCCCAGCGCCCGCCCTCGACGCTCGGCGAGGCTGCCAGGcccggtgagctggggtggccccGGGCTGCGGGCCGAGAAGCGCTGGGGGCTGGGGGCTTCGTAGAGCGCCACccccgcagggagcagggctgccggACCTTGCTGCGGGAAAGCCGCTGCTGTTGGcgcagggagatgtgctgccagcaggcacggGGAGCGGGGCTCGCGTGTGCTTCAGTCTGCCCCTCGGCTGCAAGACGGCCTCTGTCGGGGGCTGCAGTGAGAGCCCCCTCACCCCGTCTCTGTGGAGCGGGCACGGCCCTGCCAGGTGAACGTTACTGCTCCTTGAGGGGCTGCTCCAAGAGCTGTCATTAAATCTGCGTGAAGCGATGGGTAACGCTGTGAGGGCAGGTAACGCTTCGTGAAACAGTAACTGACTGAGAGAGGAAACCAGGGAAGATTAAAGGGGATGTCTTGGGAGTAACAAAACAGCAAAGTCTGAGCTTTTTGAGACTCAACTGCACCGGGTGAGCTACCTGAAAAAAAGctggctttgggtttgttttccttgacaaaCTGACGGACTTGTGATCAAGGGCTCTCAGAGGCACGTTTAGGATTTGGACGTTGCCCTTGCCTTGGCTGCCCGTGTGCTGTCATCACTGGAGCTTGGTAGAGCCGTGCTTCACGATTCCCCTTTTATTTCAACTCGCTGCCTGCTGTAACGCGCAGCACTTCCTAAATGACTTGTGCCCGTTTAGTCAGCTCCTGCCCGTTTTGGTTCATAATAGCACATTTCTAGGCAGCGATCCCTTGCTCCTGAGGGCTTCAGGAGACTGAATGCTCCAGAGATGTCCGTGTGTTGGCccagcactgatgttcctgtgtgttcaggtgGTAGTGCTACAGCAGTTACTGTTAGAATAGAGTCTGTAGTTGGATTAAGAACATTGGAGCAAAGGTGGTCTTCCCAGGGAACGTTGTGGAGCCTtggctcctcatcctgcctttcagggctagtgaaaactccttcccttagtccttgtttccctttgttttgcaggactggtgactgcaggacaggctccTCAACCTTGCCGTCCACCCAGCTTCTTCCCCTACTCCAACAGAGCGGCCTCCTGCCTGTACccccctgctttccaggcagCGACTTCCCAGCAGCGCCCAGTCCCTTCCAGACCGTGGCAGGGTTCTGTTGGGTCGCTGCCAGGGCACGGGGCTTCCGCAGCTTTCCCAGGCCCAGGGGCTCCCTTTCCCGTCCTCCACCGCTGTTCCACCGAGGTCACGTACACGCTCCACACCGTGTGCTCGCTTCTGCCGCTTCAGCGaggggctccagctgctgcttcccttccagaacCCGGCAGCTGCGCgtctccagggcagtgcttgccaggCCCGGATCCAACACGTACGGCAAAAGTTCTCCCCTTGCTGCTCGAGAAGTTACCgcaaagtgatgcatgaaatgtttttccccagtgctctgtcactgtgtgtgtacCTGACGTGCGTGCTTGCGCTGAGATGCGTGTTCCCTGTCCGTTACTTGCTACCAGCCGGGGACAGAATGTGCTttagctgctcctttcttctggctctgatgagatgaactgtatcagagacagaagagcttagaaatgccttctctgcaatgagcagggaaggacaacagTGTGTGGGTGAAGCAGGTGGGTGTGGAATC
This Lathamus discolor isolate bLatDis1 chromosome 4, bLatDis1.hap1, whole genome shotgun sequence DNA region includes the following protein-coding sequences:
- the LOC136013369 gene encoding heat shock factor protein 5-like, which produces MGPGGARRPVERERPGRPLSGSAMEGQRLPGAVNPSHFPAKLWQLVNSPRCGSVRWDARGEGLLIDRRLFERELLGAEPAGEGAALGAGLFKTRNFASFIRQLNLYGFRKLGPGPGPLRDPAGGDGGGSAGPLLHFHSPHFRRDRPELLVRLKRLTRANKAKLAAGPELPSRPPQRSQRPPSTLGEAARPGLVTAGQAPQPCRPPSFFPYSNRAASCLYPPAFQAATSQQRPVPSRPWQGSVGSLPGHGASAAFPGPGAPFPVLHRCSTEVTYTLHTVCSLLPLQRGAPAAASLPEPGSCASPGQCLPGPDPTRTLQCLPPAQGGPLTVSARAAAAASTDCGFVQSPDVQPPSAAECPPSDGAHHASEGEEKLPEFSYEDVLEIFNEMCASRSADVVTPEPAESWDGELLESYLNAAIESAAAAETAQDSVTTQGAPEERGEGLDHTLAHQSEMDVLEALFSAEHENASVECGSLAEERELPSGTEAAKNAAEEPGSPAKHQCRKRRQSSQQGKSLTPTSRKVEPVSGAASGRRQRSEER